One window of Campylobacter sp. RM12651 genomic DNA carries:
- a CDS encoding A24 family peptidase, with protein sequence MEFSILVFIFGLVFGSFLNVLILRLPERKSVFYPPSSCGSCNNKLKFYHNIPIISWLVLGGKCGFCKSKISIQYPLIELIVGFIFLYCIDINSLENLAYSICLALSFSLLFALCIIDVRYLAVPSFTLMLTLIFALIYTHSISSFKDALIFAGGAYLLKSLIESIMNAKAKSDDECIQVMGEADIEIMALIGALLGIKLGFVAIFLGAVVSLPVFMYLRIKGKENIQVPFIPFLSIGLALVWFFPSVGQFCLDYVQ encoded by the coding sequence GTGGAGTTTAGTATTTTGGTTTTTATATTTGGGCTTGTTTTTGGCTCGTTTTTAAATGTATTGATTTTAAGACTACCTGAGAGAAAAAGTGTTTTTTATCCGCCAAGTTCTTGTGGAAGCTGTAATAACAAATTGAAATTCTATCACAATATCCCTATTATTTCTTGGCTAGTTTTAGGTGGTAAATGTGGGTTTTGTAAAAGCAAAATAAGCATTCAGTATCCATTAATTGAGCTAATTGTTGGCTTTATATTTTTATATTGCATAGATATTAATAGTTTAGAAAATCTTGCTTATTCTATTTGCTTAGCATTATCATTTAGCTTATTATTTGCACTTTGCATTATTGATGTTCGCTACCTTGCTGTGCCTAGCTTTACTTTAATGCTAACTTTGATTTTTGCTCTAATTTATACTCATTCAATAAGTAGTTTTAAAGATGCTTTAATCTTTGCAGGTGGTGCGTATTTGCTAAAATCTTTAATAGAGAGCATAATGAATGCAAAGGCAAAAAGCGATGATGAATGTATTCAAGTAATGGGCGAAGCTGATATTGAAATAATGGCATTAATTGGAGCCTTATTAGGAATTAAACTTGGTTTTGTGGCTATATTTTTAGGAGCTGTTGTGAGTTTGCCTGTTTTTATGTATCTAAGAATAAAAGGCAAGGAAAACATACAAGTTCCTTTCATACCATTTTTAAGCATAGGACTTGCTTTAGTATGGTTTTTCCCTAGCGTTGGGCAATTTTGTTTAGATTATGTGCAATGA
- the uppS gene encoding polyprenyl diphosphate synthase: MNELNHLAIIMDGNGRWAKNQGLLRSFGHKAGAKTIERLVKACIEEGVLELSLFAFSTENWKRPKEEIEFIFKLLKEYLSSELNNFIKNEIRFKSFGDISVLDLDTKNLINEFEEKTKNYSRIIFNLGINYGGKDEILRAFKKLKASDEEIDENNFNKYLDIKNNVDLLIRTGGHFRISNFLLWQCAYAEFVFTPTLFPDFKEDELKEIIKNYRICKRNFGGV; the protein is encoded by the coding sequence ATGAACGAGTTAAATCATTTAGCAATCATTATGGATGGTAATGGTAGATGGGCTAAAAATCAAGGTTTATTAAGAAGTTTCGGGCATAAAGCAGGTGCAAAAACTATTGAAAGATTGGTAAAAGCTTGTATTGAAGAAGGCGTTTTAGAGCTTAGTTTATTTGCATTTTCTACCGAAAATTGGAAAAGACCTAAAGAAGAAATTGAGTTTATTTTCAAATTACTTAAAGAATACTTATCTAGTGAATTAAACAATTTTATAAAAAATGAAATTAGATTTAAAAGCTTTGGAGATATTAGTGTTCTTGATTTGGATACTAAGAATTTAATTAATGAGTTTGAAGAAAAAACTAAAAATTACTCAAGAATTATTTTTAATCTAGGCATAAATTACGGCGGAAAAGATGAGATTTTAAGAGCTTTTAAAAAATTAAAAGCAAGTGATGAAGAAATAGATGAAAATAATTTTAATAAATATTTAGATATTAAAAACAATGTTGATTTATTGATTAGAACGGGCGGACATTTTAGGATTTCAAATTTCTTACTTTGGCAATGTGCTTATGCAGAGTTTGTTTTTACCCCTACTTTATTTCCTGATTTTAAAGAAGATGAATTAAAAGAAATTATTAAAAATTATAGAATTTGTAAAAGGAATTTCGGTGGAGTTTAG